One window of the Conexibacter sp. SYSU D00693 genome contains the following:
- a CDS encoding dihydroorotate dehydrogenase, translating into MSLTFLGIELAHPVINGSGTFDAIAARKVFGDALLERFPFSAFVSKTITLAPREGNPPPRLYETASGMVNSIGLPNKGLEGYLAHDLPQLAQLPVPLITNVMGSTGDELAQLVEACDAREEIAALELNVSCPNVKTGLDIGADPASLAAVMDAVRPRTSKPLIVKLTPNTADVAAVAVAAAAHGADAVSLINTLRAMPMVGGEPWLGARTGGLSGAAVRQVALAQVAAVAARVDVPVVGMGGVERSSHARQLLDAGATLVAVGTASFRDPAVGGRIAEDLGRKSAKSGDSVATAQPHG; encoded by the coding sequence TTGAGCCTCACGTTCCTCGGCATCGAGCTGGCCCACCCGGTCATCAACGGCTCGGGCACCTTCGACGCCATCGCCGCCCGCAAGGTCTTCGGCGACGCGCTGCTCGAGCGCTTCCCGTTCAGCGCGTTCGTCTCCAAGACGATCACCCTCGCGCCGCGCGAGGGCAACCCGCCGCCGCGGCTCTACGAGACCGCGTCCGGGATGGTCAACTCCATCGGCCTCCCGAACAAGGGCCTCGAGGGCTACCTGGCCCACGACCTGCCGCAGCTGGCGCAGCTGCCCGTGCCGCTCATCACGAACGTCATGGGCTCGACCGGCGACGAGCTCGCCCAGCTCGTCGAGGCCTGCGACGCCCGCGAGGAGATCGCGGCGCTCGAGCTCAACGTCTCCTGCCCGAACGTGAAGACCGGGCTGGACATCGGCGCCGACCCCGCGTCGCTGGCCGCGGTCATGGACGCCGTGCGCCCGCGCACGAGCAAGCCGCTGATCGTGAAGCTCACCCCGAACACGGCGGACGTCGCGGCGGTCGCCGTGGCCGCTGCGGCGCACGGCGCGGACGCCGTCTCGCTCATCAACACCCTGCGCGCGATGCCGATGGTCGGCGGCGAGCCGTGGCTCGGTGCGCGGACCGGCGGCCTGAGCGGCGCGGCGGTGCGCCAGGTGGCCCTGGCGCAGGTCGCGGCGGTCGCGGCGCGCGTCGACGTGCCGGTCGTCGGCATGGGCGGCGTCGAACGGTCGTCGCACGCCCGCCAGCTGCTCGACGCGGGCGCGACGCTCGTCGCCGTCGGAACGGCTTCGTTCAGGGATCCGGCGGTGGGTGGACGGATCGCCGAGGACCTCGGCCGGAAATCCGCAAAGTCCGGGGATTCTGTCGCGACGGCCCAACCGCACGGGTAG
- the mihF gene encoding integration host factor, actinobacterial type has protein sequence MDALQKANVIRTKRAQLKRDLKAGRVSIHQLLLEPPDYLETAKVMDMLLAVPKYGRVKANKVLQTCRISPSKTIGGLSARQRAELVGLLRSR, from the coding sequence ATGGACGCCCTCCAGAAGGCGAACGTCATCCGCACCAAGCGCGCGCAGCTCAAGCGCGACCTGAAGGCCGGTCGGGTGTCGATCCACCAGCTGCTCCTGGAGCCCCCGGACTACCTCGAGACCGCCAAGGTCATGGACATGCTCCTGGCGGTGCCGAAGTACGGCCGGGTCAAGGCGAACAAGGTCCTGCAGACCTGCCGGATCTCCCCGTCGAAGACCATCGGCGGCCTCTCCGCGCGCCAGCGCGCGGAGCTCGTCGGGCTGCTGCGCTCG